The following proteins come from a genomic window of Carassius auratus strain Wakin chromosome 18, ASM336829v1, whole genome shotgun sequence:
- the LOC113118178 gene encoding C-Jun-amino-terminal kinase-interacting protein 2-like: MADRAEMFSLSTFHSLSPPGCRPAHDISLEEFDDEDLSEITDDCGIGLNYDSDPYEKDCLILEKNDFHHPVSSFQDDFQEFEMIDDEDDEEEDADPDAPPSPSASPPPSPTLGTLKSRPTTLNLTASQDSLNNNSNMSSRKSSWQDSLRNPTSQGCLSPNHSCLEDGSHANTTCSGAPDTTGSANGTPSNPPGHCGLQQSPGRPLLYDFEGNRKERPEYGSFGQHNSSSGSEATEVKADVEESTLSELVPTVEDCTSQCSDTEVDHDLNGHTKRRPCHSRPSDTYTVTTETAYDPELENDGTSRCLSSTAPLGNDAETPLSDEELDKEFDIDFISKDTYDQTCKEDEASSYVEFPCIEPAECISVSSYMSSSRSDVLDAMDEPRNMHQGQPAANDTTSPSSDPGIADMNTKRYAESDRHSDDLSSPGSDSDIEGELEAAFACGPLASNMISSISETELDLTSESSSGRSSHLTNSIEEASSPTSDQELDQELDPEQDSGIIGLKASLLLVQSEPVKQEPSPGLDPSPGMLQLDDGQALMGLQNVDDEQGYEHQADPDETLPPAIPCEDSGSQQLLLKIEPDHSLESFKRSFYLPVGPKLMPSVDDYDGNSEGESDSESEDELSENSDSPWLLSNLVNRMISEGSYPISCPEECLKRSASISDTISPSSDLELDTFTETDGCNSQEQKLEEKSQKVTSEKLEKRLHEEKEREASYLSEEGQKESKRMDTCLYMSSPTYGNPSPVFTERFDMGIKNYESEDFPSQNSLKNKQKEEEEEEPNNDLVMERMKELESPSLSESIISDKDEGREIRVDQITLQRITEVKNSLTLDLPTAQTNHCFSLTYSTDNDEDEQDTSPFLEDLQKVPSPYENETYLDSSPPIDESVLRNTTSNRPIDDSLAYDSMKYTLVVDENTTLELVSLKRCTSVLSEDSDGLSTICDEEVVDEDEDIYGQGQMERGMRPDLLLSSSEEDSSPEADLPFSKKFLNVFVNSASRSSSTESFGLFSCTINGEERDQTHRAVFRFIPRHADELELDVDDPLFVEEEEDDYWYRGYNMRTGARGIFPAYYAHEVVGQTKDLMTMKRNPAWMESFRVQFLGSVEVPYHQGNGILCAAMQKIAMARKRTVHLHPPSICELEISLQGVKLVMSLDDEYDFSGEFDRCSHFFQMKNISFCGCHPKNNCYFGFITKHPMLNRFACHVFVSQDSMRHVAECVGRAFQEYYQEHLEYACPTEDIYLE, encoded by the exons ATGGCGGACAGGGCTGAGATgttttctctctccaccttccaCTCCCTCTCTCCTCCGGGATGCAG GCCGGCTCATGACATCAGTCTGGAGGAGTTTGATGATGAAGATTTGTCTGAAATCACAGATGATTGTGGCATAGGCCTCAACTATGACTCTGACCCTTACGAAAAG GACTGCTTAATTCTAGAAAAGAATGATTTCCACCACCCAGTGTCCTCATTCCAAGATGACTTCCAAGAGTTTGAGATGAtcgatgatgaagatgatgaagaagaggatgCAGATCCTGATGCCCCTCCCTCACCATCGGCATCTCCTCCCCCCTCCCCTACACTGGGCACCCTGAAAAGCCGCCCAACCACTCTAAACCTGACTGCTTCCCAG GACTCCttgaacaacaacagcaatatgtCTTCACGAAAGTCAAGCTGGCAGGATTCTCTTCGAAACCCAACTTCACAGG GTTGCTTGTCTCCAAATCACTCTTGCCTTGAGGATGGTTCCCATGCAAATACCACTTGCTCAGGGGCTCCAGACACCACCGGCTCTGCCAATGGTACACCCTCAAATCCACCAGGACATTGTGGTCTTCAACAGTCACCTGGTAGGCCGCTGCTGTATGACTTTGAGGGCAACAGAAAAGAACGACCTGAATATG GCTCCTTTGGTCAACATAACTCTTCAAGCGGGTCTGAGGCAACTGAGGTGAAAGCTGATGTTGAGGAATCCACTCTAAGCGAACTTGTTCCCACAGTGGAAGACTGCACTTCTCAGTGCTCTGATACCGAGGTTGACCACGACCTGAATGGTCATACCAAACGTCGACCTTGCCACTCTCGACCCAGTGACACTTATACCGTGACTACAGAGACTGCTTATGACCCAGAGCTGGAAAACGATGGCACCAGTAGGTGTCTGTCCTCAACCGCACCTCTTGGTAATGATGCTGAGACTCCGCTATCAGATGAGGAGCTGGACAAAGAGTTTGACATTGACTTCATAAGTAAGGATACCTATGATCAAACCTGCAAGGAAGATGAGGCGTCGTCTTATGTTGAGTTCCCCTGCATTGAACCAGCTGAGTGCATTTCTgtctcgagctacatgtcatccAGTCGATCAGATGTCCTTGATGCTATGGACGAACCTCGAAACATGCATCAGGGTCAACCTGCTGCAAATGACACAACTTCTCCTTCATCTGATCCTGGTATCGCTGATATGAATACCAAACGCTATGCGGAGTCAGACCGCCACAGCGATGACCTTAGCTCTCCTGGATCAGACTCTGATATTGAAGGGGAACTTGAGGCTGCATTTGCATGTGGTCCGCTTGCTAGTAACATGATTTCTTCCATCTCAGAGACAGAGCTGGACCTGACCAGTGAATCCAGTAGCGGGCGCTCTTCACACCTCACCAATTCCATTGAAGAAGCAAGCTCCCCAACCTCAGACCAAGAACTGGACCAGGAGCTGGACCCTGAACAGGACAGCGGTATTATAGGTCTAAAAGCTTCTCTTCTTCTGGTCCAATCTGAGCCAGTTAAACAAGAACCTTCACCAGGTCTGGACCCCAGCCCAGGTATGTTACAACTAGATGATGGCCAAGCTTTGATGGGCCTGCAGAATGTAGATGACGAACAGGGTTATGAGCACCAGGCCGATCCAGATGAGACTCTTCCCCCTGCCATCCCCTGCGAGGATAGTGGCTCCCAGCAGCTGTTGTTGAAGATTGAGCCTGACCACAGTCTTGAGAGCTTCAAACGCTCCTTCTATTTGCCGGTTGGCCCCAAACTCATGCCCTCTGTGGACGACTATGATGGTAACAGTGAGGGAGAGTCCGATTCAGAGTCTGAGGACGAGCTCAGTGAAAACTCTGATTCTCCTTGGCTTCTCAGCAACCTGGTGAACAGGATGATCTCAGAAGGCTCCTACCCAATCAGCTGCCCAGAAGAGTGCCTCAAACGCTCAGCCTCGATCTCTGACACCATCTCACCCTCGTCAGACTTGGAATTAGATACATTCACTGAGACGGATGGCTGCAATTCACAAGAGCAGAAACTGGAAGAAAAGTCACAGAAGGTGACCTCTGAAAAGTTAGAGAAGAGACTGCatgaggagaaggagagagaagcCAGCTATTTATCTGAAGAGGGACAGAAGGAAAGCAAGAGAATGGACACTTGTCTGTACATGAGCAGCCCCACATATGGCAACCCTTCACCCGTCTTTACAGAGAGATTTGATATGGGGATAAAGAATTATGAATCTGAGGACTTCCCATCCCAGAACTCATTAAAAAACAAGcagaaagaagaagaggaggaggagccaAATAATGACTTGGTGATGGAGAGAATGAAGGAGCTGGAGTCTCCCAGCTTGAGCGAGAGCATAATCAGCGACAAAGACGAGGGACGGGAGATACGGGTCGATCAAATCACTTTGCAGCGAATCACTGAAGTCAAAAACAGCCTTACGCTGGACCTCCCAACAGCACAGACCAATCACTGTTTCAGTCTTACCTACTCAACAGATAACGATGAAGATGAGCAAGATACCTCCCCTTTCTTGGAGGATCTTCAAAAGGTACCTTCACCCTACGAAAACGAGACTTACTTGGACAGCTCCCCACCTATTGACGAGAGTGTGTTGAGGAACACAACCTCCAACCGGCCCATCGATGACTCCTTGGCATACGATTCAATGAAGTACACCCTTGTGGTGGACGAAAACACAACGCTTGAGCTGGTGAGCCTGAAGCGCTGTACCTCTGTTCTTAGTGAGGACAGCGATGGACTCTCTACTATTTGTGATGAGGAAGTtgttgatgaagatgaagatattTACGGCCAGGGCCAGATGGAGAGAGGCATGAGACCTGATTTGCTATTAAGCTCCTCTGAAGAAGATTCCTCCCCTGAGGCGGATTTACCTTTCTCAAAGAAGTTCCTCAATGTGTTTGTCAACAGCGCGTCACGGTCCTCCA GCACGGAGTCCTTTGGGCTTTTCTCATGCACTATAAATGGAGAAGAAAGAGATCAGACTCACAGAGCGGTCTTCAG GTTCATCCCACGGCATGCAGATGAGCTGGAGTTAGACGTTGATGATCCATTATTcgttgaggaagaggaggatgattaCTGGTACCGTGGGTACAACATGCGCACAGGGGCCAGAGGGATTTTCCCAGCATACTATGCCCACGAGGTTGTTGGCCAAACCAAAGATCTGATGA CAATGAAGAGGAACCCTGCTTGGATGGAAAGCTTCCGAGTGCAGTTCCTGGGTTCGGTGGAAGTTCCTTATCACCAAGGCAACGGCATCCTGTGCGCTGCCATGCAGAAG ATCGCTATGGCAAGGAAGAGGACAGTGCATCTTCATCCCCCATCTATTTGTGAGCTGGAAATAAGCCTGCAGGGTGTGAAACTAGTCATGAGTTTGGATGATGAATATGACTTTTCAGGGGAG TTTGACAGATGTAGTCACTTCTTCCAAATgaaaaacatctccttttgtggaTGTCATCCTAAAAACAACtg tTATTTTGGTTTCATCACCAAGCACCCGATGCTGAACAGGTTTGCATGTCACGTCTTCGTCTCTCAGGACTCCATGAGACATGTAGCTGAGTGTGTGGG ACGGGCGTTCCAGGAGTACTACCAAGAGCACTTAGAATACGCCTGTCCTACCGAAGATATCTACCTTGAGTAA